A part of Liolophura sinensis isolate JHLJ2023 chromosome 1, CUHK_Ljap_v2, whole genome shotgun sequence genomic DNA contains:
- the LOC135465774 gene encoding protein maelstrom homolog, which produces MDESFFLINIQTLCETEEGDFLPCEIACLEFSLAKGIIKTFHKFIDPGELTHQIPDENFDKVHIHYSWMWTQLKNFVKPNREKDVYPPVYCRPSVYRETKKCLEWLHFMAMDRGTCKLGRVLNLEGLLMDLYNHIGQTISHSEVVNILGTTSYDFTPNHLCEYHEGLECKYCSLGIIRRYAFVMFDELYEVYPFELTPQHLPERPEGDLEVTVIPPPKESIFPGPSVNRGQMSYSELARKGGNQDRGDGMFTSRDYRYTRQFETSDSDEERHERKDATSLRLPKAPGGNN; this is translated from the exons atggATGAGTCCTTTTTCCTGATTAACATACAGACATTGTGTGAGACAGAGGAGGGGGACTTCTTACCTTGTGAAATAGCTTGTCTGGAGTTCAGTCTGGCTAAAGGAATTatcaaaacatttcataaatttataGATCCAG GTGAACTGACTCATCAGATTCCAGATGAAAACTTTGATAAGGTCCACATCCACTACAGTTGGATGTGGACACAGTTGAAGAACTTTGTGAAGCCCAACAGAGAGAAAGATGTGTACCCTCCTGTATACTGCAGG ccaTCAGTATACCGggaaacaaagaaatgtttggaGTGGCTACACTTCATGGCCATGGACCGAGGCACGTGTAAGCTGGGGAGAGTACTGAACCTGGAAGGGTTACTGATGGACCTCTACAATCACATCGGCCAAACCATAAGCCACTCAGAAGTTGTCAACATTCTCGGAACAACCAGCTACGATTTCACCCCAAATCACTT GTGTGAGTATCATGAAGGGTTGGAGTGTAAGTACTGCTCGCTGGGCATCATTCGCAGATATGC GTTTGTCATGTTCGATGAGTTGTATGAGGTGTATCCATTTGAGCTGACCCCACAGCACCTACCTGAGCGCCCAGAAGGGGACCTTGAGGTCACAGTTATCCCCCCTCCCAAGGAATCCATCTTCCCAGGTCCCTCAGTGAACAGGGGTCAGATGAGCTACAGTGAACTGGCTCGTAAGGGAGGTAACCAAGACAGAGGTGATGGCATGTTTACCTCACGAGATTACAGATACACTCGG cagtTCGAGACAAGTGATTCTGATGAAGAGAGACACGAAAGAAAGGACGCCACATCATTGAGATTACCCAAGGCACCAGGTGGTAACAATTAG